The Armatimonadota bacterium genomic interval GGCGCGATGCCTGCAGCTCGAGCGTAGGGCGTCCCACACCGCGGGCCGATCCCACCCTGCTCCGCTACCGTGTGTCCGTGCCCAGCCACAGGATCACCCGGGGCACGCGTCGCAACACAATCTCCACCGCTTCCCCCGTACCCACGCGGTACAACGGCAGGTCGTGCCCGTCCACCCACAGCCGCTGCCGGCCGGTTGGTCCGATGCGCACCGTGAGCCTTGTGTGCACCGCGCCGTCGGACCTCCCGACCAGCTCGTCGCCGCGTCTGTGATACGGGGGAGGTAGCCCCAGGTGCTCCAGGACCGCCTCCTCCGTGCTCGACACCTCCACGAGCCGCAACCCCCCGGCGGCGACCTCGAATCGCTCGGCGGTCGGCGCGCCGTACAGCGAGTAGGTGTACTCGAGTCGGACTTGCGAGCGCGGCCCGACGGGCACCCGCCACAGCAACCGACCCGTGCCGGCGTGGCGCACCTCGACCGCCGCAGCCGGAAGAACAGACGCCGCCGCAGCCGCACCGACGATCGCGGCGGCCAGGACCTTCGCCCTAGAAACCTTCGACGCCGCGCTCCCTGTAGTACCGGATGGCCCCCGGGTGGAAGGGCACCGGGGACCGGCCTGCGATTCCGACCAGTGTGATGTTCGCCGCCTCCTTGTGCACCTGCGCCAAATCCGCGCGACGTTCGAACAGCAGTTTCGTGATCTGGTAGGCGAGTTCCGTATCGAAGTCCTGGTGCACGACCAGCAGGTTCGCCACGCCGATGGTGGGAACGTTGGCCGGTAGGCCCGGGTAGAACTCCTTGAGGACCACCGCGCGGAAGTACAGGTTCCCGTACCGGCGCTGCAGGGCGGGCACCAGGCCGTCCAGGGCGACCATACGGATTCGCACGCCTGGGGTAGCCGCCAGGTCCAGGATCGCCGCGGTCGGCAACCCGCCGCTCCAGAAGAACGCGTCGATCTTCCTGTCCTTGAGGGCGTCCACCGAAGGGGCGACGCCCAGCCGCTCCTTTTGGATGTCCCGGTCGGGGTTCAGTCCAGCGGCCTCGAGGATCCGCAGCGCGGTGATCTCGGTCCCGCTGCCGGGCGCCCCCACCGAGACGCGCTTGCCGCGCAAGTCCGCGATGGTGTTGATGCCGGTGCCGTCCACCGTCACCAGGTGGTTGAAGTTGTTGTACAGCGGAGCCAGCGTCCGGATCGGGACAGGGTTGCCGCGGAATGCCTCCAGCCCCCGGAAGGCGTCGAAGGCGGTGTCGGCGAGCGTGAAGGCTAGGTCCGCGCGCTTGGCCTGGATCAGGCGCATGTTGTCGACCGAAGCCGGCGTGACCTCTGCCGTGGCGGTGACGTTGGGGAGGTGCCGGGAGATCAGGGACGCAAGGCCCCCTCCCAGCGGGAAGTACACGCCGCCGGTGCCTCCGGTGGCAATCGAGAGGCGGATCACCGAAGGTCCGGACGCCACCGGTACGGTCGTCGACAGGATCAGGACTACCGCAGCTGCCAGAACGGCAAGACGACTCGCACGCATGGTTCGACCTCCCACCCTGCTCGTGGTGCGGTGCACTTCTGCACCGTCCCCTGCCCCTCCTGTCGGCCCGCGGGCGCGTCGCCCGGCACCGCCTCAGGCGGCGAGGGCGTGCACGATCTGTTCCTCGCGGCGCTGCAGCTCCCGGGCGGCCTGGTTCAGCGCCGCCGCATACAGCATCAGGACGTAGGCACCAGCCGCCGGCACGGCTGCTGTGCCCCAGGAGGGCGGAGCCCACGCCAGCAGCCCCATGGCCGGCAGCAGCAAGACGGCGCCGGCGGCGGCGGCCGCGAGCTGAATCAGCGCGTATCCGCAGCCCCGCGCGAACGAGTGTTGCTGGAGCCCGCCCTGTCGGGTGACGACGCGCAACGGAAGCCATACGGACAAGAAGTTCCCGACGGCCGCGAGCACGACCGAGCCCAGGCCCATGCGGAGCAACACACCCGGTAGCGCGTACCACTGGCCGGTGAGCGCCGCGAGCGTCGAAAGCAGCGCGGCGTTGAACGGTAAAAGCACGGCGAGGAGGGCCAAGTTCTTGCCCAGGAGGAGGTCCCGCCGCCGACAGGGCGACTGGAAGAGGAACCGGGTGGCCTCGCCGTCGGACCCAAAGAGGTTGCCGAGGATCGGCATCTGCCCGAACAGCAGGATGACGACGGCCGGGACGAGTGCGAACATGAGCAGGCGCGGCGGCGGACGGAAGGCGACGAGGGGGAAGTACACCAGCGCGAGCAGGTACAGCAAGTTCAGCACGCGGGACTTGAAGAAGGGGTCGCGCAGCGCGACCCTGAGCTGCTTGGCGAAGACCGCTCCGATCGGATCCGGCAGCAACGACCCCGCGACCTCCCCACCCCGCCGGGGTTCGCGCAGTGACCGACGCGTCTGCGTCCGCTCCAGTCCCTCGCCCTCGTAGGTTCTGCGAACGGCCCACACGAGCGCCGTCGCTGAAAGCGCAGCCAAAGCCACCAGGCCCACCAACAGCGCACCACTCTCCACCCAGTCCCCTCGGTACGCGGCGTCGACGGCACGGGACGCCAGACCCGGGGGCAGCCACGCCACGACCTGCCAGGTCTGGCTGGTGAGGAACTGTTCGAGGTCGAACCGCACCCCGCGCCGCCCCGCGGCCTGGAAGGCGAGCAGCAGCAGCATCAGCCCCAGCGGCGCCAGGACGACGACCAGGTCCCGTGCCCGTCGGCTCTGCGCCGCTGCGGCGGTGGCGACGGCGATCGCCTGGTTCAAGGCGACGGCGTGCGCGAAGAACAGCCCCACGGACAAACCGGCCGCAGCCTGCACCGCGGGCGGGCCCGGGACGGCGAAGGCCACGGCGGCCAGTGTGGGCAGCGTCAGCAGCACCGGTGGGTCGAGCACCGCGCCGCCCAGCAGGGCCGCGAGCAACGTCGGTCGGGAGATGGGGTAGGCGAGCAGCTGCCGGACGTCGTAGGTGTCTCCGAGCGCGATGCCCACAAGCGGGCTGAGGATCCACATCATGTGCACGCCGAGGAGCACCGCACGGTGGAGGTCTTCGGCGTGCGGGCCCAGCGTGCGGGCCGTCACCCAGAGGGACCAGGCGATCCACAGCGAGCCCGGCACGAAGAATCCTGCGGCGGCCGCCAGGCCCAGACGGGACATCCCCTCGCGTCCTGCGGTGCGCCAGATCAGGCGCCACTTCAGCCACAAGAGCAGCCGCAGCTGATCGCGCGCGGCAGGTGGGGCCGTCAGGTCAGCCACGCCAGCGCCTGCGGGTCGGTGTCGGCCCCGACCAGCGTCAAGAAGACATCCTCCAGCGTCCCCTCGCCGCCCGACGCCCGTTCGCGCAGTTCGGGGATCGTACCCTCGGCGACGATGCGACCGCGGTGGATGATCGCGATGCGGTCGCACAGCCTCTCCACGACCTCCATCACGTGGGAGGAAAAGAAGATCGTGGTGCCGCGCCGTGTGAGTTGCTGCAGCAAGCCCCGAATCGCACGCACCGAAATCGGGTCGATGCCGTTGAACGGCTCATCCAAAAACAGCACGCGAGGGCCGTGGATCAGCGCCGCCGCCAGGGCCACCTTCTTCTTCATGCCCATGGAGTAGTCGGCGATCAGCCGGCCCCGGACTTCCTGCAGGTCTAGCAGGGTGAGGAGGTCGTCGGCCCGCCGGGCGGCCTCATCCGGCCGCAGACCGTACATGCGGCCGGCAAAGACCAGCAGTTCGCCACCGGTCAGGCGTTCGTAGAGGCTGACCTCCTCGGGCAGCAGCCCGATGCGGCGCTTGACCTCCAGCGGCTCGGCCTGCGCGTCGTATCCAAGGACGCGCACGGTGCCCGCCGTCGGCCGCAGCATCCCGGACAGCATCCGGATCGTGGTCGTCTTGCCGGCGCCGTTGGGACCCAGAAAGCCGAAGAACTCACCGGGCCGCACCCGCAGGTCGATCCCGTCCACGGCGCGCATGCCGTCGAATGCCTTCACCAGCCGTTCGGTCTCGACGGCGTACGGTCCGGTCTCCACGGTCCCTCCGGGCGGCGTCAGGATGGGCCGTCCCCTTCGACACTATCCGGGTTCCGACGGGTTCGATCAAGCCTCGCCGACGCGTCCGCCGTTGTCGGACGCCCGCCTTTCGCGCTAGCCTTGGGTCTGGGTCCCATGTACGTCGTCCTCGCAGGCGCCGGACTCGTCGGCTCCCAGATCGCCAAGGCGCTGGAAAGCCAGCACGACGTCGTCGTCATCGACCTCCGCCCGGAGGTCCGGGATCGACTCGCCACGCTCGACGTGCGCGTCCTGGTCGGTCAAGCCACCGACCCCGAGGTGCTCACCGAGGCGAAGGTGGACCGGGCGGACGCCTTCATCGCGTGCACCGACCGCGACGAGGTGAACCTGATCGTCTCGATGCTCGCCAAGGGGCTGGGCGCCCGGCAGGTCCTATGCTTTGTCGGCCGCGCGTCCTACGCAGAGATCCTCACCGACCCGCGCGCCGCCGAGGTGCTGGGACACCGCATCGACAAGGTGATCTGGGCGCAGCGGTCGGTGGCCGAGGAGATCATCGAGATCGTCCAGGTGCCGGGTGCGCTCGACATGGAGACGCTGGCCGGCGGCCGTCTGCGGTTCGTGGAGTACCGGATTGCCGCGGGCGGCGTCTTCGCGCAGCAGCCGCTGGCGGGTCAACAGTGGCCGGAAGGGGTGCACCTGGCGGGGATCTTGCGCGGACGCACCTTCCTGGCCCGAGAGGACGAGGGTCTGGCGCAGATCGTGCTGGAACCGGGCGATCGGTTGCTGTTCGCAACGACCCCGTTGGGCTTCACCGCACTGCAGGCCTGCTTCGCCCCCCGGGGCCGCGTCCGCCGGATCATGGTCGTCGGCGGCGGCAGCGTCGGCTACATGGTCGCCCGCGAACTCGTCAAGCACAAGCTGGAGATCACCATCGTCGAGCGCGACGCGCGCAGGTGTGAGTTCCTCTCCGAGCACTTGAGCAGTGCCTGGGTCCTGCACGGGGACGGTACCGACCTGGACCTGCTCACCGAGGAGGGTCTGTCTCGCTCCGACGTGCTCGTGGCGGTCACCGACAACGACGAGAAGAACCTGCTGGTGTCGTTGCTGGCCAAGCAGATGGGCGTGCCGAAGGTGATCACGCGGGTGGGCCGCCCGGAGCATCAGCAGCTGTTCGAGCAGGTGGGTATCGACGTCCCGGTGACGCCGACGGTGTCCGCGGTGCGCCAGGTCGTCGACTGGCTGGCGCCGGAGGTGGGCCACGTGCCCGTGCTGGAAGAGACGCTGGATCTGATCGAGGTGGAATTGCCGAAACGGTACCGCAGGATGCCGCTGTCCGGACTGAATCTGCCCCGGGGTGCGACCGTCGTGGCCGTGCTCAACGGCCAGCGGGCTTCCCTCCCCGGACCGTCGACCACCGTCGAGGGCGGAGACCACCTCCTCATCCTGGCTCCCCGCGAGATCGAGAATGAGGTCCTCAGGCGCCTCGCCTGACCCCTCCTATCCGGCCGTCGCCGCCTACATCATCGGGACCGTCTGTCTGGGTCTGGGGGTCCTGCTCGCGCTGTTTTGGGGTGCTGCGCTGCTGCTCGAAGAACCGCCGTCGGGATTCGGTGTCGGAGCGCTTACGGGGATCGGCGCAGGAGGGTTGCTGCGCGCCGTCGGCCAGGGTCACACCGAACCGCGTCGGAGCGAGACATTTTTCACCGTCGCGACGTTGTGGCTCATCGCGCCAGCGCTCGGTGCGGTGCCGTACTGGCTGTCGGGCGGGCTGACGTACCTGGACGCGCTGTTCGAGTCGGTGTCGGGGTTCACCACCACGGGTGCGACGGTGCTCACTGACTTCGACCGCTTCGGTCCGGTCCTGTTCCTGTGGCGGGCCGCCACCCAGTGGATGGGCGGTCTGGGGATCGTGATCCTGTTCGTCGCCGTCCTGCCGCAGTTGGCCGTGGCAGGCCGCCAGTTGTTCTTCGCGGAGAGCACGGGCGTCCACAAGGAGAAGCTGACGCCGCGCCTGCAGGACACAGCGCGTTCGGTCTTCCGCGTGTATCTCCTGCTGACGACGGCCTGCGTCGTGGCCTACTGGCTCGCCGGGCTGTCCCCGTACGACGCGGTGGCCCACGCGCTCACGACCCTGCCGGCGGGTGGGTTCAGTCCACGTGCGGAGGGGATGGCGGCCTACCCGGCCGCGGTGCAGTGGGTGGCCGTCGTGTTCATGTTTCTGGCCGGGCTGAGCCTGGTGTTGCAGTACCGATTGATCTTCGTGCGAGAGCCGCGTCCTCTGTTCGCCGATCCGGAGGTGCGCGCGTACGCCGCGATCGTACTCGTGGCCGGTGCAGGCCTCGCGCTCCATCTCGCCGCGGGCGGCGCCCACCGCGGAGCGGACGCGGTCCGCCACGCCTTCTTCCAGGTCGTGAGCATCCTGACCACGACCGGATACCACTCGGTCGACTTCACCCGGTGGCCCCCGCCCGCCCAGGCCGTGCTGGTGGGGTTGATGTTCATCGGCGGCAGCGCTGGATCGGCGGCCGGCGGCATCAAGGTCGTGCGCTGGCTGGTGATCGCCGCGCTGGTGCGACGCGAGCTGCACCGCACGCTGCACCCACAGGCCGTCATGCCGCTGCGTTTGGGGGCCCGCGCCGTGGGCGACGAAGTGCTGCGGGGAGTCGCGGCATTCGTGACACTCTACGTCGTCCTCTTCGCGGCCGGCGCGCTGCTGTTGGGGGTGTTGGAAGGCGACTTCGTTGTTGCGTTCACCGCGCCCGCGGCGACGATCGGGAACATCGGCCCAGGGCTGGGCGGCGTCGGGCCTGCTGCATCCTACGCGCAGCTGCAGCCGGCGTCGAAGGCCTTTTTGATCTTCGGGATGTGGGCCGGCCGCATCGAGGTGATCCCGGTCTTCTTGCTGTTCAGCCCGGAACTGTGGCGGAGGCTGCGGCCCTGATCCATCGTGCGGGCCCGCGCCGCGAACCTGGCCGGGCTCGGGAGCCAGGACGTCTCCCTCGTGCGCTGAGGCACAGCGGCCCTAGGCGACCGGGTGCAGCTTCGTGTACGCGAGCTTGCCGCCGGCCAGGATGTAGGCGCGCTCCCGCTCGTTGAGGTTGACCCGCACCGGGATCTGCGTGCCCTTCGTACGGTTGTGGAGGACAAGGCGCTGGTCCCCGCGTTCGATCGCCGCGCGGATGCCGGGCAGTTCGATCTCGTCGCCCTGCTCGAGGTGGGCCCAGTCCGCGGGATCCTCGAACACCATCGGCACGATTCCCCAGTTGATGAGGTTGGCGTGGTGGATGCGCGCGAACCCCTTGCTCACGACGCCGCGCACGCCCAGGTACATCGGGGCGATGGCCGCGTGTTCGCGGCTGGATCCCTGTCCGTAGTTCTCGCCGCCGACGATGATGCCCCCGCCCCACTCCCTGGCGCGCGCGGCGAACTCCGGGTCGATGCGCGCGAAGACGAACTCGCTGAGTTTGGGGATGTTGGACCGGTACGCGAGGTACTCGGAGCCCGCTGGGCTGATGTGGTCCGTGGAGATGTCGTCGCCGACCCGGATCAGCACCCGCCCTCGCAGGTCGCCCTCCAGCGGCGCCTTCACCGGGGCCGGCACGATGTTGGCGCCGCGCTGGACCCGAAACGCCTCGGCCTCCGGCTCGGTCAGCGGCGGCACGAGTCCCGGGTTGTCCTGGCTGATCCTCTCCGGAAGCTCCGCCGGGGGCGCGGGGATGTCCAGATCGCGGGGGTCAGTGAGCACGCCGGTGATCGCCGTTGCCGCCGCGACCTCCGGGCTCGTCAGGTAGACATCGTCCTCCTTGAGGCCCGACCGCCCCTTGAAGTTGCGGTTGATCGCGCGCACGCTGCGTGTGCCGGGGGCCGGCACGTGCCCGATGCCGATGCACGCCCCGCATGTCGCCTCGCTGACGTTCACGCCGGCGGCGATGAGGTCGGCCAGCAGTCCCTCTCTGGCGAGCAGTTCCAGGGCCGCACGGCTGCTCGCATGCACGAAGAACGTCACGTCCGGGTGGACGTGCTTGCCCCTGAGGACCTTCGCGACGGCCTGCAGGTCGGTGTACGAGCCGTTGGTGCACGACCCCACCATGACCTGGTGGACTTTGACGCCGGCTGCCTCGCGCACCGGCCTAACGTTGTCAGGGTTGCTGGGCAGGGCGACCAGGGGTTCGATGGCGCTCAGGTCTACCTCCACGACGTCGTCGTACTCGACGTCGGGGTCTGGCAGCACTTCCCGCCAGTCGTCCAGCCGTCCCAGGCGGCGGTAGTAGTCCCGGGTGACCTCGTCGCTGGGGAAGATCGAGGTGGTCACCCCGATCTCGGTGCCCATGTTGGTGATCGTCACGCGCTGCTGCGCGTTGAGAGTCCGGATCCCTGGACCGAAGAATTCCAACAGCTTGCCGGCATTGCCGCGTACCGTGAAGCGCCGCAGCAGATCGAGGATTACGTCCTTCGCCGTCGCCCAAGGCTGCAGTGCACCGACCAATCGCACGCCGACTACGTAGGGCATGTCGACGTAGTACGGGCCGCCGGCCATCGCCACGGCCACGTCCATACCGCCGGCGCCGATCGCCAGCATCCCGACGCCGCCGCAGTGCGGAGTGTGGCTGTCGGCGCCCAGCGCGGTCTCACCGGGGATCGCAAAGTGCTCCAGGTGGATCTGGTGTCCGATGCCGGTGCCCGGCTTGGCGTACCAGGCACCGTACTTGCGGCAGGCGCTGGCCAGGTAGAGGTGGTCCTCCATGTTCTCGGGCTTGACCTGCAGCACGTTGTGGTCGGCGTAGGCCACCGCGACCTTGCAGCGCACGCGTGGCAATCCCATCGCCTCGAAGTGCATCATCGCCTGCGTGCCGGTGAGGTCCTGGATCAGCACCTGGTCGATCCGCAGCCCGATCTCTTCGCCCGGGACCATCCGGCCCTCGACGAGGTGGGAGGCGATGATCTTCTGCGCCATTGTACCCTTGGCCATGTGGAGAGTCCTCCTGTCGCGTGGGGTTGCCATACTAAGGATAGCGCTGTCGGCGAGACACTGGAAAAATGGGGGTCGTGGTGAAAGTCGTCTGTCCGCGGTGCGATACCCGTCTGCTGTTGCTGGTCTTCAGGGACGTCGAGGTGGACGTCTGTGAGCGGTGCGGCGGGGCGTGGATGGACACCGCGGAACTGCAGGCGCTGCTTTCCCGCGCAACGATGCCGGACGCCGATCCGCTCATGCGATCGCTGTCGGCGACCGCGCACAGGCCAGACGGGGCCGTCCTGTGCCCGCGGTGCGATGCGGGGATGGTGGAGGTCTGCGCCGGCGACCTAAGGATCGATCGGTGCCCGGAAGGCCACGGCGTGTGGCTGGATGGCGGCGAGCTGGATCACCTGTTGCGGCAACCCGTGGGCGCGGCATCGGTCCTCGCCGAGGTCCTGGGCCGGCACGGTGCTCAGGGCTAGCGATGTGGGAGCAGATCCGCTCCAACCGCTGGCGCTCCAACGTCCTGGTGGCCGCGATGGCCGCTGTGCTCGCCTCGCTGGGATATGTGGCAGGCGAGTGGGCTCTGGGCGGGGGCGGGGGCCCGGTCGGCCTGCTGTTCGGTCTGGCCGTGCTGGGCGTGCAGCTGGCGGTGTACGCCACGGCTGGTGAGGCCATCGTCCTGCGCAGCGCCGGCGCCCGACCCCTGGCGCGCGAAGACAGCCCGCGGCTGTGGAACGTGGTTGAGGAGATGGCGATCGCCGCCGGGCTGCCGCGCCCTCCGCGCGTCTACCTGATCGACGACCCCGCGCCCAACGCGTTCGCCGTCGGGCGGCGACCGGAAGAGGCGGCGATCGCGGTCACGACCGGGCTGATGATCCGACTCAACCGCGACGAACTGCAGGGAGTGGTCGGTCATGAGGTCGCGCACATCGGCAACCGCGACGTGCAGTTCATGACCCTGGCGGCGGTGCTGCTCGGGTCGGTCGTGATCCTGTCGGACGTGCTGTGGCGCTCGATGCGCTACGGTGGGCGCAGCTGGCGGCGGAGCCGTTCCCGCGATGGAACAGGGCACGCGATCGTGGCGGTGGCCGCGCTGGTGCTGGCGGTTCTGGCGCCCCTGCTCGTCCGCATCCTGTACTTCGCGACCTCCCGGCGGCGTGAATATCTCGCCGACGCGAGCGCCGCGCAGTTTACCCGCTACCCCGAGGGGTTGGCATCGGCGCTGGAGAAGATCGCCCAGGCGCCTGCGCGCCCGGTTGCGGCCAACGCGGTCACCGCATCCATGTTCATCGTCAACCCGCTGCAGGCGGGTGACCGGGGGCTGTTCGCCACGCACCCGCCCACCAGCGAGCGCATCCGCATCCTGCGGGGCATGGCGGGCGCCGGCCTGGCGGACTACGAGGCCGCCTACCGCAGGCTTCGCGGAGGGCGCGTCATCGGCCCCAGATCGCTCGCGTCGGCCGGCGCGCTACGCATTCGCCCTCCGTCGGAGGAGGGGCCGGTCGCCACCAGGGCCCAGGTGCGGGAGATCGTACACCGCCTGGGAGACTACCGAACGATCCGATGTCCGTGCGGGGCCACGGTGTCGGTGCCGCAGCCGTACGAGCGCGAGGAGGTCCGGTGCATCCGTTGTGGGGCGGTCCACAGGGTGGTGCGAGGCTAGCGGCGACCGCCGACTATAATGTTCCCGTGCGCGGCCAGCGGCTTCCCGGCCAGGACCTCGTGGACGCGGGGCTCGCCGACCTGGAGCGCGGCGTCGAGTCGGTGCCCGCGCTGCTGGTCTCCATCGGTGCCCCTCGGCTGCGGCGCATCGGCTTTTCGATCCCCACGACCATCCCCTCGCCGGAGCGCCGGCTGTACGAACGGCTGGCGGCCGAGGATCCCGATTCGGCGCACTCGCGCTACAACGCCCTACTACGCCGTCTCGTCAGCTTCGAGCGGGCCGCGGAGTGCGCCAGGTAGCCGACGCCGCGCGCATCCGTGCGTTCATGCGCGCATTGGGCCGCGCATCCGATGAGGAGGCGCGCGTGTACTTCACCGGCGGTGCCACCGCGGTGCTGATCGGCTGGCGCGCGTCCACGATCGATGTGGACATCCGGATCGTGCCGGAGGTCGACTCGGTGTTTCGGGCCATCCCCAAGATCAAGGAAGAACTGCGCATCAACGTCGAGCTCGCCTCGCCCGAGGACTTCATCCCCGTGCGGCCGGGGTGGGAGGACCGCAGCCCGTTCGCTGCGCGGGAGGGTCGCCTGTGGTTTCACCACTTCGATCCGTACGCACAGGCGTTGGCGAAGATCGAACGGGGGCACGCTCAGGACGTCGAGGATGTCCGCGCGATGATCCGCCTCGGGCTAGTGGACCCGGCTGGCCTGCGGGCCTACTTTGCAGAAATCCAGCCCCGCCTCTATCGGTACCCAGCCGTGGACGCCACGAGCTTTGGGCGGGCCGTCGACGACTTCCTCGCAGAGCTGTGACGGCCGCGTAGGTCTCTCGCCCGGTTGACGTTGCGCCGGCACGGAGCGATGCTGGCACCATGACAGCGGGCAGGCGGCGCCGATTGACAAACCGGCGGGTGCCTGCCGTCGGGCGTTGATCCATGCGGCTGCCCTACCGGGAGTGGGACGAGGACTTCGAGGTGTTCGGCGTCGTCTACCGGTTTGCCTTCCGGGGCCCGGTCGAGGACCCGCCGCGCTGGGAAGTCCGGGTGTTCGACGCGGCGGGCGAGGCCGCGGTGCCCGGGGTTGTGCGGGGGAAGACCGAGGACGACGCTCGATGGCGCGCCGAAGAAGCGATCCAGACATGGGCTGCGGTGCGCCGCCTGCACGCGGTCGCCTCACGCGTCGCGGATCGGATCGCCCCGGGCTCAGAGGTGTTGCTGAGCGAGCGGGCGACCGAGATGGAGGTGGAGCTGATCGGCGGCTGGGCGCTGGGGGCACCGTTGCTTCTCGATCGGGACGACGTGCTCGATCCCGATCGAACCGAGGAAGAGTGGGAGGCGTGGATCGAGGCACACCTCCTGGAGCACGCGGTGCAGACGAGCGGGTAGACGACGGGGAGACCGTGACCCGGCGCGAGAAGACGAAGCTCCCGCGGCGCGTCGCGCTGTTCGACGGCGTCGGCGCGCGTGCCCTGGGCCGGATCGCCGACTCACTGCCGGACGACCTGCGCCAGGTGTTCTTGGACAGCCCGCGGGCCGCGATCCTCCGCGGGTGAGCCGACGAGCGTCGCCTTCGGGCTCGGTGCGCGGGAGGCGTCGGCCGACGACCGGGATTGGAGGTGCTCGTCGTGGTCGCACCGCAAGCCGTTCGCCGTCACCTGCTGTGGTTGTTGCGCGGAGGCGACGCCCACGCCAGCTTCGACCGCGCAGTACGGGGCCTGCCGGTGCGTCTGCACGGGGTACGCCCCGCCGGCCTGCCGTACTCACCGTGGGGACTGATCGAGCACATGCGCACCGCGCAGTGGGACATCCTTGAGTTCACCCGCAACCCCGATCACCGGTCCCCTCCGTGGCCGGCCGGCTACTGGCCGAGTGAACCCGCCCCCGCGGACGTCGACGCATGGCGTCGGAGCGTGGCTGCGTTCCGCGCCGATCTTCGGGCGATGCAGCACTTGGTCGCCGATCCCGCCACCGATCTGTTCGCGCCGATCCCCCACGGCCAAGGGCAGACGGTTCTGCGCGAGGCGCTCTTGGTCGCCAACCACAACGCCTACCACGTCGGGCAGCTGATCGTCGTCCGCCGCTTGCTGGGCGCGTGGGCGGACTGAGCGCCCGGCTGCTGCGGCGCCGAGGGAATCGGATGGCAGGCGGTCGGGGCGCCACCTCGAGTTCACCGTCGGCGTCGTTCAGATGAGCCCGGCGAGGGCGCTGGGCAGCTGCGCCTGGTGATCGAGGGTGCGGCAGTCGAACAAGGGGTGCACGGACAGGACGTGCTCCGTGACGTTTCCCGCGCGGTGCAGGTAGACGACGGGACGGTGTTGGCCGTGCGCGTCGGTCTCCTGGACGATCGCGACTGCGTCGGGCCCCGGCGCGTCGACGAAGTGCTGCAGAGGCACGATCCCCTCGTCGCAGATCCCGTGCGGGCCGAACGAGACCGCCCGGGCGAGGTAGCCCCTCTGGCCCCACAGTTCGGCGGCCTCGGTGACCTCGAGGAGCAGGTAGAGCACCACTTCCTCGGCCCTCAGCGAGCGCCGTGCGGGCTCGATCCCAAAGTGCGTGCGCACGATGTGCTCGGCCATCGGCGAGGGGGCAAAGTCCAAGGAGGAATACGACGCCACCACCCGAATTGCCCGTTGCCGGGCCGTTGCCCGGCCAGGGGCGGGCAGGGGGAACGGTCGTCTGCCCAAGGAAGTCATTGACAGCGAGGCGGCCTACGCTGGTTGACTGGCCGGTACGCTGGCGGAGCCAGCGCTGATCGCGAAGATGGAGAACGCGGGCTTCGTGCGCGTGGAGGCGGTCGGTAACCGCGTGACGCTGGACAAGACCCGGCTCCGCCTGTACCCGCTGTTCACGGAGGAGTTCTTGGACTGGCTGTTCGACCAGTTCGGCTGTGCGTCACCCATCTACACGGTCCACCTGCGCGGGATCCGTCCGGTGCAAGGGGGGTAGGACCGCTGGGGCGATCACAACGGAGTGCGAGCACGCGCGGCGCCGGGCTGCCTGCTACCCGCCGCTGCGCTGTCCCTGTGTGCGGTGGCGTTCGAAGTACCGGATGAACCCCGCGACGTTCATTTGGTAGTTGGCCGCTATCTCGTGCCGTTCGGCGGCATCGGACCCGCACGCCGCCTCCACCTGCGGTTGCATGTGCGCCCGCATGCGCGCGACCAAGGACTCGAGGCTTTCCCCCGCTTCCCACCCCGGATACAGGACCTCCGAGAACTCGCGCAACCGACGGCGCATCTGTGAGAGCACTTCGCGCGGGTCTTCACGCACCCCGAAGTGCGTGAGGCACAGCCGGCGCGCGCGCAACTCCTCAAGCCGGTCCAGCGTTCGCGTCCACGCCTCCAGGTCCAGTTCGGGCGGTGGTGTGGGCGGCCGGACGTAGTCGCA includes:
- a CDS encoding aconitate hydratase, which produces MAKGTMAQKIIASHLVEGRMVPGEEIGLRIDQVLIQDLTGTQAMMHFEAMGLPRVRCKVAVAYADHNVLQVKPENMEDHLYLASACRKYGAWYAKPGTGIGHQIHLEHFAIPGETALGADSHTPHCGGVGMLAIGAGGMDVAVAMAGGPYYVDMPYVVGVRLVGALQPWATAKDVILDLLRRFTVRGNAGKLLEFFGPGIRTLNAQQRVTITNMGTEIGVTTSIFPSDEVTRDYYRRLGRLDDWREVLPDPDVEYDDVVEVDLSAIEPLVALPSNPDNVRPVREAAGVKVHQVMVGSCTNGSYTDLQAVAKVLRGKHVHPDVTFFVHASSRAALELLAREGLLADLIAAGVNVSEATCGACIGIGHVPAPGTRSVRAINRNFKGRSGLKEDDVYLTSPEVAAATAITGVLTDPRDLDIPAPPAELPERISQDNPGLVPPLTEPEAEAFRVQRGANIVPAPVKAPLEGDLRGRVLIRVGDDISTDHISPAGSEYLAYRSNIPKLSEFVFARIDPEFAARAREWGGGIIVGGENYGQGSSREHAAIAPMYLGVRGVVSKGFARIHHANLINWGIVPMVFEDPADWAHLEQGDEIELPGIRAAIERGDQRLVLHNRTKGTQIPVRVNLNERERAYILAGGKLAYTKLHPVA
- a CDS encoding zf-TFIIB domain-containing protein, with the protein product MKVVCPRCDTRLLLLVFRDVEVDVCERCGGAWMDTAELQALLSRATMPDADPLMRSLSATAHRPDGAVLCPRCDAGMVEVCAGDLRIDRCPEGHGVWLDGGELDHLLRQPVGAASVLAEVLGRHGAQG
- a CDS encoding M48 family metallopeptidase yields the protein MWEQIRSNRWRSNVLVAAMAAVLASLGYVAGEWALGGGGGPVGLLFGLAVLGVQLAVYATAGEAIVLRSAGARPLAREDSPRLWNVVEEMAIAAGLPRPPRVYLIDDPAPNAFAVGRRPEEAAIAVTTGLMIRLNRDELQGVVGHEVAHIGNRDVQFMTLAAVLLGSVVILSDVLWRSMRYGGRSWRRSRSRDGTGHAIVAVAALVLAVLAPLLVRILYFATSRRREYLADASAAQFTRYPEGLASALEKIAQAPARPVAANAVTASMFIVNPLQAGDRGLFATHPPTSERIRILRGMAGAGLADYEAAYRRLRGGRVIGPRSLASAGALRIRPPSEEGPVATRAQVREIVHRLGDYRTIRCPCGATVSVPQPYEREEVRCIRCGAVHRVVRG
- a CDS encoding DUF6036 family nucleotidyltransferase encodes the protein MRQVADAARIRAFMRALGRASDEEARVYFTGGATAVLIGWRASTIDVDIRIVPEVDSVFRAIPKIKEELRINVELASPEDFIPVRPGWEDRSPFAAREGRLWFHHFDPYAQALAKIERGHAQDVEDVRAMIRLGLVDPAGLRAYFAEIQPRLYRYPAVDATSFGRAVDDFLAEL
- a CDS encoding DinB family protein, which produces MVAPQAVRRHLLWLLRGGDAHASFDRAVRGLPVRLHGVRPAGLPYSPWGLIEHMRTAQWDILEFTRNPDHRSPPWPAGYWPSEPAPADVDAWRRSVAAFRADLRAMQHLVADPATDLFAPIPHGQGQTVLREALLVANHNAYHVGQLIVVRRLLGAWAD